A DNA window from Calliphora vicina chromosome 1, idCalVici1.1, whole genome shotgun sequence contains the following coding sequences:
- the Sox100B gene encoding putative uncharacterized protein DDB_G0287457 yields MATDTNPSTTTKKPERVKPVETLVLANIALKAEQKRLSGEGGTARKEDERITSAVMKVLEGYDWNLVQASAKQPSDRKKEHIKRPMNAFMVWAQAARRVMSQQHPHLQNSELSKSLGKLWKNLKDSDKQPFMDVAEKLRKTHKQEHPDYKYQPRRKKGRSMAASAVQCGDGFNAAVTAAAMMTLNTSNNNGINNGTNSNGLVEVKSNNSHNRKTTNTPLSTRLNGKSNNSNSNKRGREPASIKQINSKSAYNGMMDINETVKNVCKTAGLLTQGHSLGNGMMMGDDTADFMFNRYDYTKRLDSPCSTTSSLQSCGTAGNDTQQPLTPPATPYNRTTNHQHLQQHQLLQRTMMVPQINDVGTINEYNLLNIEGREFISLDDCSFGSASGGGGGGAMHANGELTENQNQLPPYALQFYMNRSAYEQQNSIEYQNYNANNNNNNNVGGTGLNEYSTYRRSDCASSPTIHTIEPLNYFNISSPLAKSSNLMATSSLKSEAANVDNYVAPYAAISNAAPAPTVPNEDVEVNIEQYFIDHLMPMEPNSASLHTAAAMTTSLATSSSGRSPSLANQHEETSGLLVDNSNSAKSLLYAKIPPEPHMLHANITSAASTTATTPTTLSCLPTPSNSSTSCSSSTTPSSLSSPQKLPTSPTLKTCETTSLNTHVHAADNMNCYYVPQEHTNNAIPLTTTATTASTLTENIELQQHHHQQATPPEYSLYSNADQNHHHQHSNNHHAFSTQHSSGSAHLQQQHHPHPHPQHLLWNDYNVQ; encoded by the exons ACAACCATCAGATCGTAAAAAGGAACACATCAAACGTCCTATGAACGCATTTATGGTGTGGGCTCAAGCAGCTAGACGTGTTATGTCTCAACAACATCCACATTTACAAAATTCCGAATTAAGCAAATCTCTAGGAAAATTATGGAA AAACCTTAAGGATTCCGATAAACAACCATTTATGGATGTAGCAGAAAAACTGCGAAAAACACATAAACAAGAGCATCCTGACTACAAATACCAGCCAAGAAGGAAAAAAGGACGTTCGATGGCAGCCAGTGCAGTACAATGTGGTGATGGCTTCAATGCAGCAGTAACAGCAGCTGCAATGATGACTTTGAACACCAGCAATAACAATGGAATTAACAATGGCACCAACAGCAATGGACTGGTAGAAGTTAAGTCCAACAATAGCCAcaatagaaaaacaacaaatacaccGTTATCAACGAGACTCAATGGAAAGAGTAACAATAGTAACAGCAACAAACGGGGCCGTGAACCGGCAtccataaaacaaataaatagtaAATCAGCGTACAATGGCATGATGGACATAAATGAAACTGTAAAGAATGTGTGTAAGACAGCGGGGTTGTTGACTCAAGGACATTCATTGGGCAATGGCATGATGATGGGCGATGACACCGCTGATTTCATGTTCAATCGTTACGACTATACAAAACGTTTGGACAGTCCGTGTTCAACTACCAGCTCCTTACAGTCCTGTGGTACTGCTGGGAATGATACCCAACAACCTCTAACACCGCCAGCTACACCATACAACCGTACAACCAACCATCAACACTTGCAGCAGCATCAACTCTTGCAACGCACAATGATGGTGCCACAAATCAATGATGTTGGTACCATAAACGAATACaatttacttaatattgaaGGACGAGAATTCATTTCCTTGGACGATTGCTCCTTTGGCAGTGcaagtggtggtggtggtggaggGGCCATGCATGCTAATGGAGAGTTAACGgaaaatcaaaatcaattacCACCATATGCTTTACAATTCTATATGAATCGTTCCGCATACGAACAACAAAATTCCATAGAATATCAAAACTACAatgccaacaacaacaacaacaacaatgttgGTGGCACTGGTTTGAACGAGTATTCAACATATCGTCGCTCTGATTGTGCATCATCTCCCACGATACACACCATTGAACcgttaaattattttaacatatcTTCACCGCTAGCTAAATCTTCCAACCTCATGGCAACATCTTCTCTGAAGTCAGAAGCAGCAAATGTTGATAATTATGTGGCGCCATATGCTGCAATTTCAAATGCGGCCCCTGCACCGACCGTGCCAAATGAAGATGTTGAAGTTAATATCGAACAATACTTTATAGATCACTTAATGCCAATGGAGCCCAACAGCGCCTCTCTACACACAGCGGCAGCAATGACCACCTCCTTAGCAACATCTTCCTCAGGCCGTTCGCCCTCGTTGGCAAACCAACATGAAGAAACATCTGGCTTGTTGGTTGATAACAGCAATTCTGCGAAATCTTTGTTATATGCTAAAATACCACCAGAACCACATATGTTGCATGCCAACATCACCAGCGCTGCATCAACCACAGCTACAACACCAACAACCTTAAGCTGTTTGCCTACACCCTCAAACTCTTCAACATCCTGTTCATCGTCTACTACACCTTCATCGTTATCATCACCGCAAAAACTTCCAACATCGCCTACATTGAAGACTTGTGAAACGACTTCGTTGAATACACATGTACATGCCGCTGACAACATGAACTGTTATTATGTGCCGCAAGAACATACAAACAATGCAATACCTTTGACAACAACCGCAACAACAGCAAGCACCTTGACGGAAAACATTGAAttacaacaacatcatcatcaacaagCAACACCACCGGAGTATTCCTTATACAGCAATGCTGATCAGAATCATCACCACCAACATTCCAATAATCACCATGCTTTCTCCACCCAACATTCATCGGGGTCCGCCCATCTTCAACAGCAACATCATCCACATCCACACCCACAACATCTGCTATGGAATGATTATAATGTACAATAA